The DNA window AGGAGCGCGTGCTCCACCCGCTTCCGGTCGGTGATGTCCTCGAAGATCATGGCGATCGAGTCGGGGTTCGGGCGGACGCACACCAGCCGGAACCACGTGTCGAAGTGCTCGCCCCCGTAATACTTCTCGTCCTGCCAGCCCACGCCCGTCTCGGCGACGCCGCGATAGTGATCCCAGAGCCCGCTCTCCCGCAGACCGGGGAACGACGCGAGCAGGCTCATCTCCTGAATGAGGTGTCCCGCCGGGAGTCGGTTGATGCGTGACGCCGCCTCGTTCTGGTAACGCCGTGCGAAGTCCACGACCGCGCCGTGCTCGTCCCGCACGATGCGGTGGTACGAGAACGCGATCGGCGACACCTCCTGCGAGACACGGAAGAGTTCCTCGCTCTGGCGGAGCTGCTCGGCGAGCTCCTCCACCCGCTGACGCGCGCGCACCTGCTCCGTCACGTCGACCGCCACCGTCACCAGTGCCGTCACCTCGCCCAGCTCGTCGCGCAGCGGCTGCGTGGTGAAGAGGAAGTACGCATTCTCGACGACCCCATCGCCATTGCGGTCGATCCGGACGTGGTACTCGTCGGCGGAGAACGCCTCTCCGGTCGTATAGATGCGCGCGAGCAGGTTGAAGAGCGGATCGTCGTCGGGCAGCTCCGGGAACGCCTCGCGGAACGTCTTTCCCGTCTCGATTTTCCGCCCGACCATCCGCTCGTAGCGGGGGTTCGCCAGCTCCACCACGAGGTTCGGCCCCCCCAGGATCGTCACCGCGATTGGCGCCTGCATCAGCATCGCCTGGAGCCTCGCCCGTGCGCGCTCGCTGGCTGCACGCGCCCGGGACAGCTCGAGCTGGGTCGTGACGCGCGCCACCAGCTCCCTGGCCGAGAAGGGCTTCGACAGGTAGTCGTTCGCTCCTGCCTCGATCCCCTCCACCCGCGCCTCGTCGCCGGCGCGCGCCGACAGCATCACCACGGGCACGGCCCGCGTGCGCGGCTCCTCGCGCAGCGCGCGCAGCAGCCCGAAGCCATCGAGTTCGGGCATCATCACGTCGGTCAGCACCAGATCCGGCACACGCGCCCGCGCGGACGCGAGCGCAGCGGCCCCGTGGCTCACCGCCTCCACCGTGAACCGCGACCCCAGCAGCCGGGTCACGTACTCGCGCATGTCGGCGTTGTCGTCGGCGACCAGGATCCGCGCCAGCCGCCCCTCGCCCGGCTCCAGTGGCGCATCGGTGGGCGCCTCCACCACCCACCGCTGCGCCTCCTCCACGAACTGCGGGACGGAGGCTGTCGCCATCGGCGACGCCGACCGCCTCGCGCCGATCTTCTCGGCGGGCAGGTGCGCGACGCCTCGCGGGATGGACACCGTGAACGTCGTCCCCTCATCCACCACGCTCTCCGCGCGGATCGTTCCCCCGTGCATCCGCACCAGCTCGTGTACGAGCGCCAGCCCGATCCCCGAGCCCTCGAAGCTTCGTGACCGCGCTCCCTGGACGCGGTGGAACCGCTTGAACAGGTGCGCCATCTCCTGCTCCGGGATCCCCGTCCCCGTATCGCGCACGGCGAGCTCCACGTGGTCTCCCTCCACGTGGACTCCCACCGAGATCCCCCCTTCGAACGTGAACTTGAAGGCGTTCGACAGCAGGTTGAGGACGATCTTCTCCCACATCTCCCGGTCGACGTAGACGGGCTCCGAGAGCGGCTGGCACGTCACGTCCAGCGTCATCCCCGCCCGCTCGATCGCGGAGCGGAAGGTGCTCGCAAGCTCTGCCGTGAGCGACGGAAGATCCGTCGGTTCGTAGCTCGCTTGCGCGCGCCCCGACTCGATCCGCGAGAAATCCAGCAGCGCGTTGACGAGTTTCAGCAGCCGGAGCGTGTTCCGGTGCACTGCCCGCAGCGGCTCGCCCTCGAGCGCCCCGCTGGACGACGCGAGCGCGTCCTCGGTGGGCCCCAGGATCAATGTCAGCGGCGTGCGCAGCTCGTGGCTGATGTTGCTGAAGAACAGCGTCTTCGCCTGATCGAGTGCGGCCAGGGCCTCCGCCCGACGCCGCTCCTCCGAGCGGGTCCGCGCGTTCGCGAGCGCGCTCGTCACCTGGTTCCCCACCAGATCGAAGAACGCCACGTAGTCGTCGTCGAGCCGGCGCCGAGGATTCACCCCGACCACGAGCATCCCTGCGAGTCGCTCCTGACCCGCGCGCGCGAGCGGGAGGACGACGGCCGTCGTCGACGACTCTGGCCAGGTCCCTCCCGGCAGCGCCCCGAACCGTGCCACCAGGTCCTCTTCCACGACCAGCTTGCGGGACCGCGCCGCCTCACCCAGCCGCACCCCGTTGCCCTCCTCACCCAGCCGCACCACCCCCTGGGCGATGGCGTGATCCGGTGGCAACCCCGCCGTCCCCGCGAGCTGGGCCTCTTCTCCCTGCTCGTCGAGCGTGTACAGCAGCGCGAACGGCACCGTCGCCATGTGCCGCCCCAGCGTCTCCAGCGCGATACGCCCAGCCTCCTCCACGCTCTGGGCCTCGCCCACGTGCGCGCCCAGCTCGCGCAGCACCACCAGCCGCTGCTCCCCCAGCACCCGCTCCGTCGTCTCCGAGCAGGCACAGAAAATTCCCCCGATGCTCCCGTCTTCATCGAGGACCGGGCTGTACGAGAACGTGATGTACGTCTCCTCCAGGTACCCGTTGCGGGTCATCATGAGCGGCATGTCCTCGGACCACGTCGCCTCGCCGGTGGTGCGGACTGCGTCGAGCATGGGCCCGATCACGTCCCATAGTTCGCTCCAGCACTCCTTCCCGGGTCGACCCAGGAA is part of the Chondromyces crocatus genome and encodes:
- a CDS encoding ATP-binding protein codes for the protein MTYRGDVEPAGAEARGLERMFPGRGEMAALMRKLDWSSTPVGPVERWPQSLRTAVSICLASRFPIELWWGPEYARFYNDAYRPILGASKHPQFLGRPGKECWSELWDVIGPMLDAVRTTGEATWSEDMPLMMTRNGYLEETYITFSYSPVLDEDGSIGGIFCACSETTERVLGEQRLVVLRELGAHVGEAQSVEEAGRIALETLGRHMATVPFALLYTLDEQGEEAQLAGTAGLPPDHAIAQGVVRLGEEGNGVRLGEAARSRKLVVEEDLVARFGALPGGTWPESSTTAVVLPLARAGQERLAGMLVVGVNPRRRLDDDYVAFFDLVGNQVTSALANARTRSEERRRAEALAALDQAKTLFFSNISHELRTPLTLILGPTEDALASSSGALEGEPLRAVHRNTLRLLKLVNALLDFSRIESGRAQASYEPTDLPSLTAELASTFRSAIERAGMTLDVTCQPLSEPVYVDREMWEKIVLNLLSNAFKFTFEGGISVGVHVEGDHVELAVRDTGTGIPEQEMAHLFKRFHRVQGARSRSFEGSGIGLALVHELVRMHGGTIRAESVVDEGTTFTVSIPRGVAHLPAEKIGARRSASPMATASVPQFVEEAQRWVVEAPTDAPLEPGEGRLARILVADDNADMREYVTRLLGSRFTVEAVSHGAAALASARARVPDLVLTDVMMPELDGFGLLRALREEPRTRAVPVVMLSARAGDEARVEGIEAGANDYLSKPFSARELVARVTTQLELSRARAASERARARLQAMLMQAPIAVTILGGPNLVVELANPRYERMVGRKIETGKTFREAFPELPDDDPLFNLLARIYTTGEAFSADEYHVRIDRNGDGVVENAYFLFTTQPLRDELGEVTALVTVAVDVTEQVRARQRVEELAEQLRQSEELFRVSQEVSPIAFSYHRIVRDEHGAVVDFARRYQNEAASRINRLPAGHLIQEMSLLASFPGLRESGLWDHYRGVAETGVGWQDEKYYGGEHFDTWFRLVCVRPNPDSIAMIFEDITDRKRVEHALLLLSDASVALSAPLGARERLRELSRRVVQRFADFCVIDLRERDGSLRRIEVAHGRPGDEALAERLLQTSPEIDHPDHPRSQVLVTGRSFHVAGMTEEMALALGTSEEHRALKRALAPRSMIVVPMAARGNTLGLITFISTSRSLRSLDVEDVALAEELGHRAAVAVDNARLFRETQDAAREREAILGQIADGVIVVDRLGRVQFANEAARRLHGELSLGVPVGGGRSTYEIFTREGPPYALVELPLSRAVLENETVLDTEMRIRRADGSEVITVGSALPLRGEAGEKLGAVMTLRDTTDRTRAERERERLITALERSNRELDQFAYVASHDLKAPLRGIANLSQWIEEDLADRMTEEAQEHMRLLRGRVHRLEALIEGILGYSRAGRMRDKIEVVDVGRLLGEIIELLAPARGRIAVGPEMPTLRCERVPLQQVFMNLIGNALKYAQRDDALVRVEVEDEGTSFRFSVSDNGPGIAPQYHERIWGIFQTLEARDKVEGTGIGLSVVQKIVETRGGRVWVESALGSGAAFHFTWLKQPKTPH